The sequence GCAGCGGAAAATACGGCATAGTTCCCCTAAAAATGTTCTCTTTATTGAAAACAGGCAGTATGCGCCGGGAGAACTTGAAGAAATTCTGAATAACCACAGGAATACTTATTTTGAAAAGCAAACTACAGATGTGTTTGATAATCCCAATATAGAAAAAACATTAAAGATTCTGAAGCCGGAGATTGCAGTTGTGTATGGAGTTGCAACTGACTACTGCGTAAAGAACGCTGCAATCGGGCTGAGAAAGCACGGGCTTGAGGTTTATCTTGTTGAGGACTCAATAAAAGGAATTACCAAAGAAACAGGCGATGCTGCACTTGCTGAAATGGAAGGAATCGGAATAAAAAAGATACTTGCTTATGAAATAACCGGAAAAAGGTGAGGGCAATGGAAAAATCAGATTATCTGAAGAGTCCGGATGATGCAATGAGAATAGATTCAGAAGAGTCAGCCAGGATAATAGAAAGATACATTGCAGGAGAGGTTGCAAAGTCCAAT is a genomic window of Candidatus Woesearchaeota archaeon containing:
- a CDS encoding isochorismatase family protein, translated to MENELIDALNGKDKSKVIFFDVDTQHDFMQQAFCDDKNNVIKGALYINNAESIIHNLEDLTMYAEKNSIRILGSVDRHFKSDVELISNGGQFPEHCMDGTYGQRKIRHSSPKNVLFIENRQYAPGELEEILNNHRNTYFEKQTTDVFDNPNIEKTLKILKPEIAVVYGVATDYCVKNAAIGLRKHGLEVYLVEDSIKGITKETGDAALAEMEGIGIKKILAYEITGKR